CGATAATTACTTGAACTAAAAGTTCTATTCAGAAATGGAACTGTGATCGTTCAGGCTGCAGCAATCGCAGGTTTTCCCGCATCAGGCCCCATCTCTCCCAGTTGCACAATGCTATCTATTTTCAGTAACAGGATCCTGCTGACTATTTCTCCAAACGCATTGAACGCGTCTCTCGGGACTATCTGAAGTCCTGTATCCAAGACGCCGATATCTTAACTATCAGTAAATATTCCAGAATCAGCGGTGAGACGCTGTTTCTATAAGTCACAAAATCGCCAGGCAAGGATGCAAGCGGTTCATGTCAAATCAAACCATCGAATCACTGGAACAGCGGGTTAAAGATCTGGAATCCCAAATCGAAGACTACCAGAAACAGCTAATTCATGCACAGAAAATGAGTTCTGTAGGCGCATTGGCTTCTTCAATTACCCACGAGTTCAATAACATCCTGACCACAGTCATCAACTACGCCAAACTGGGTTTGCGACACAAAGAAGAAGAACGCCGCGAGAAAGCATTTAACAAAATTCTTTCAGCGGGCCAGCGTGCTGCAAAAATCACAACCGGGATGCTCTCCTATGCCCGTGGCAGTGAAAGCCGTCAGGAACCGGTCGATCTGGTCGTGCTGGTAAAAAGCGTCATTGCTCTGGTCGAAAAAGACCTCTCCATGAACCGTGTCAATCTGCACACTCATTTCGAGGCCCAACCAGAAGTTGTGCTCAATCCGAACCAGATTCAACAGGTGCTTGTCAATCTGATTGTCAATGCCCGTCAGGCAATGCCTGCAGGCGGTCGACTCGATCTCGCGGTTCGGCTGAACGCAGAAGCCAATGTGGCAGAAGTCATCGTGCGCGACAGTGGTGCCGGTATTCCCTCAGAGCGGCTGCATCATATTTTTGATCAGTTCTTTACCACTAAAGAAGCCGACGAAAACGGTCAGGGTGGAACCGGCTTAGGACTTTCACTGGCGAAAGAAGTCATGGAAGCGCATAACGGCCGCATTCGTGTGGAAAGCGCCGTGGGAAAAGGAACGGCGTTCACGCTCAAGTTCCCGCTGTCTACCGCCGCCATCGAAGCTGCCTGAAACAGCACGCAGGCGGTTTAAAATCGGCATTCATTCACTGACCATGCAGGGAATGCGATATTTTCGTGCATTTCCATTGAATTCCTTAAAGCGTTAGACTATATAATCTTAATCTCAGGCCGGAGTGGCGGAATCGGCAGACGCGCTGGATTCAAAATCCAGTGGGGGTAAACCCCGTGTGGGTTCGAGTCCCACCTCCGGTACTACGATTAAAGGGGTTTTCATCAATCTGGTGAGAACCTCTTTTTTTATCAAATAAAAAACTGGCGCAAATCCGGCGCACCATTGGTCTTGTATTGGTTTTGCGCCGATTGTCTTCAACTCACGCTGTGTCAATAATTCTCGTGTGGACAAAACTCCAAATACGGGATTACAAAATGGCACATTTGCGTCGAGACTCTAAATCAGGAAATTACTTCATCCGTTTTCGTTATGCCGGTCGCTCGTTCAACCGCTCCTTGAAAACTCCGCACGAGTATGAAGCCGAGGCGTTCCGAGGTCGAATCGAGGAGACGATTCTCCTGATCGAAAGAGGTCGGATCGAAATGCCCAACGATGTCGATCCCGCATATTTCATTCTTTCGGATGGTAAACAACTTGGAAGGCCAATTAAACCAAAGGTCAGTTCTCTAAACGAACTTATTAGAATCTACAACGATGAAATGCCTCTGGGAGCCAAGGAGAAGGACACTCTCAAAGGCGAAAAACGACATCAAGCCCTATTTTTGAAACACCTTCGAGGTTCGATTCCAATACAGTCCTTTACGACAGCTACGATGCAAAGTTACGTTGCATCGAGATCAAAAGACAAGTGGAATGGAGTTTTGATAAGTCCAGAAACTATCACAAAAGAATTGACCACTTTCAAGCTTATATGGAATTGGGCTGCACAACGAGGATACGTCGTCGGGACGAATCCGACCAAAGGCGTCAATCTCCCGAAACGCTCCGAAAAACTACCCTTTATGACAAAAGGTGAGATTGATAGGAAGATCAGCAGAAATGGATTGACCGAGGAACAGGTCAAGCGGCTGTGGGAATCCTTGTTTCTAAAGAAAGAAGAAATCTGCAAGATCCTTGATGGTATTCGTAGCTTAAACACATTCTCATTCATTTACCCGATGTTCGTGTTCGTAGCTCATACCGGTGCTCGCCGTAGCGAAATTCTCCGATCAAGAATCGAGGATTTCGATTTCGATACGAAGATTGTCAAGATTCGTGAAAAGAAGAAAGTTAAAAACCGAAATATCACCTTCCGTCATGTAGATATGACACCACTCCTTTATGACATAATGAAGTGCTGGTTCGAGAACCATCCCGGAGGACAATTCACAATATGTGACGATCCTGAAGAAATTTCTGCTGGCTTAGATGAAGACGAACTCGGGATGTCAAAACACAAAGCACAGTACCACTTCAAAGAGACACTCGCTCGAATTGATTGGTCGAAGATTCGAGGCTTCCATGTTTTTCGCCATTCCTTTGCATCGAATCTTGCATCAGCAGGTGTCGATCAACGGGTCATTGATGAATGGATGGGACATCAGACCGAGGAAATGCGTCGTCGCTATCGGCATCTTTTCCCACAACAACGTCGATCTGCTATAGAATTAGTATTTGGTGGATCGGGGCAATAATCCATGATTGGTTATCCGATCAACTTCTTCTCGTGAAATCTCCCACTCTTTTGCATCCCCACGTCCTGTAGGACGTTTGCGAGCATTTACCCGACCAAGGCGACACCACTCTTGCACAGTAAACGGAACTTTTCCTAAAAGTTCAGCGACCTCTTTCGGTGAATACCATTCCTTGACTGTTTTGTGTTGGCCTAATTCACCTTGTACATCTTCAACCTTGTTAGTCACATTGGTAAATTGTTCAAGAAGCTCTCTGTGTCCCAAAGTTACCGCCTCGACAAGTTCTTCCGTTCGTCCAGATGCAATGTGCCCCTCCACGAGTTTCTTGATGATACACAGTTGAGTTCGGTCCTCATCGGTAAAACCTTCGTCACGGGTTTGCTCCACGGACAACCACGGAGCCAATTCTTCAACCGGTATCCGAAATAATCGTGCTATTGATTCCGGGTCAAGACACTGTGGCGGCATTGTTGGTTCAAGCGATGGCTCAATCGCCCTTAAAATTTCGTAGTTTTGCTGAAACCACGTGATGAACCCTTCCAGCTTCCAAGCTCCGTTTAACTTTACTGTATGCGAGAAACCCTTCCACTTATGCAAGACCAGATCCAGTTGCGAACCCGGTTCCACATTTTCAAAAGCCTGCCTGTATTGCTTGGCGGTCACTTGTTGCATTTTTATCTCCTATTGTTTGTTGTTGAAATAAAAACCCACGAAAATCATGCCTGCGCCGCAGACATCTGCGCC
The sequence above is a segment of the Gimesia algae genome. Coding sequences within it:
- a CDS encoding MerR family transcriptional regulator is translated as MQQVTAKQYRQAFENVEPGSQLDLVLHKWKGFSHTVKLNGAWKLEGFITWFQQNYEILRAIEPSLEPTMPPQCLDPESIARLFRIPVEELAPWLSVEQTRDEGFTDEDRTQLCIIKKLVEGHIASGRTEELVEAVTLGHRELLEQFTNVTNKVEDVQGELGQHKTVKEWYSPKEVAELLGKVPFTVQEWCRLGRVNARKRPTGRGDAKEWEISREEVDRITNHGLLPRSTKY
- a CDS encoding sensor histidine kinase is translated as MSNQTIESLEQRVKDLESQIEDYQKQLIHAQKMSSVGALASSITHEFNNILTTVINYAKLGLRHKEEERREKAFNKILSAGQRAAKITTGMLSYARGSESRQEPVDLVVLVKSVIALVEKDLSMNRVNLHTHFEAQPEVVLNPNQIQQVLVNLIVNARQAMPAGGRLDLAVRLNAEANVAEVIVRDSGAGIPSERLHHIFDQFFTTKEADENGQGGTGLGLSLAKEVMEAHNGRIRVESAVGKGTAFTLKFPLSTAAIEAA
- a CDS encoding tyrosine-type recombinase/integrase — its product is MAHLRRDSKSGNYFIRFRYAGRSFNRSLKTPHEYEAEAFRGRIEETILLIERGRIEMPNDVDPAYFILSDGKQLGRPIKPKVSSLNELIRIYNDEMPLGAKEKDTLKGEKRHQALFLKHLRGSIPIQSFTTATMQSYVASRSKDKWNGVLISPETITKELTTFKLIWNWAAQRGYVVGTNPTKGVNLPKRSEKLPFMTKGEIDRKISRNGLTEEQVKRLWESLFLKKEEICKILDGIRSLNTFSFIYPMFVFVAHTGARRSEILRSRIEDFDFDTKIVKIREKKKVKNRNITFRHVDMTPLLYDIMKCWFENHPGGQFTICDDPEEISAGLDEDELGMSKHKAQYHFKETLARIDWSKIRGFHVFRHSFASNLASAGVDQRVIDEWMGHQTEEMRRRYRHLFPQQRRSAIELVFGGSGQ